In Trichoderma asperellum chromosome 1, complete sequence, a single window of DNA contains:
- a CDS encoding uncharacterized protein (EggNog:ENOG41~SECRETED:SignalP(1-19)), with protein sequence MKFLSCFVAIGLFAGVSIAQNSTVQIAHVTLRSEGDDHSFPLDVPANGKPVFTYSTLPVQLIDAPDYDVLQLCAIQTVGPANLSSTIASDGVTQQVVIDPPQTVTSIACQGTCVETWGACVDANAQSLGPCCNGLCIASRCRPFNQP encoded by the exons CTTGTCCTGCTTCGTCGCCATCGGTCTCTTTGCCGGCGTGTCCATAGCCCAAAATAGCACAGTTCAGATTGCTCACGTCACTCTCCGCTCTGAGGGCGACGACCATTCTTTCCCTCTCGACGTCCCAGCCAACGGCAAGCCCGTCTTCACATACAGCACGCTTCCAGTCCAACTGATTGACGCTCCCGACTACGACGTCCTCCAGTTATGTGCGATTCAAACCGTCGGCCCGGCGAATCTGAGCAGCACAATCGCGTCCGACGGTGTAACGCAGCAAGTTGTGATTGATCCGCCGCAGACGGTCACAAGTATTGCCTGCCAGGGGACATGTGTCGAGACTTGGG GTGCCTGCGTTGATGCAAACGCCCAGTCGCTTGGACCTTGCTGTAATGGCCTGTGCATTGCTTCTCGTTGCAGGCCTTTCAATCAGCCATGA